The Paenibacillus uliginis N3/975 genome has a window encoding:
- a CDS encoding protein arginine kinase, which yields MSNLRFTEQALSEWMRGNGQDSDIVISTRVRVARNLQHLPFPLLATNQQSAEVLERLTGVLKDQEELKELGSFHTIILDDMEELDKKVLVEKHLISPALANESRNGAVILTEDESVSVMINEEDHLRIQCLYPGFQVREAWDRATALDDLFEDQVDYAFDDKSGYLTSCPTNVGTGLRASVMMHLPALVMTQQINRILSAVSQVGLTVRGMYGEGSEAVGNLFQISNQITLGQTESEIIDNLHSVALQIIEHEKNARERLLSESKLRITDRVMRSYGILSYAAVMESKEAAQRLSDVRLGVDLGLLQGPPSSVMNELNVMTQPGFLQKRFGDLMNPGERDVHRAKLIREILGNRQQ from the coding sequence GCGCGAAATCTGCAGCATCTTCCTTTTCCGCTGCTTGCGACCAACCAGCAGTCGGCAGAAGTGCTTGAGCGCCTGACTGGTGTATTGAAAGATCAGGAAGAGTTGAAGGAATTAGGATCTTTTCATACCATTATTTTGGATGATATGGAGGAACTGGATAAGAAAGTGCTCGTTGAGAAACATTTGATCAGCCCGGCTCTGGCGAATGAATCCCGGAACGGAGCGGTCATACTTACCGAGGACGAATCGGTAAGCGTCATGATCAATGAAGAGGACCATCTACGGATTCAGTGTCTGTATCCTGGATTTCAGGTCCGCGAAGCTTGGGATAGAGCTACAGCTTTGGATGACTTATTTGAAGATCAGGTCGACTATGCCTTTGATGACAAAAGCGGGTATCTTACGAGTTGCCCGACGAATGTCGGAACAGGGCTCCGGGCATCAGTCATGATGCACTTGCCTGCGCTCGTCATGACACAGCAGATTAATCGTATTTTGTCAGCCGTGTCACAGGTAGGGCTTACGGTCCGAGGCATGTATGGTGAAGGCAGTGAGGCTGTAGGAAATTTATTTCAGATTTCCAACCAGATTACGCTGGGGCAGACCGAGTCCGAAATTATAGATAATTTGCACAGCGTTGCACTTCAAATCATAGAACATGAGAAGAACGCCCGTGAACGGCTGCTGAGTGAATCAAAGCTGCGGATTACCGATCGCGTGATGCGCTCATACGGAATACTATCCTATGCAGCTGTTATGGAATCGAAGGAAGCGGCACAGCGCCTATCTGACGTTAGGCTTGGGGTTGATTTGGGACTTTTGCAAGGACCGCCGAGCTCAGTGATGAATGAGCTTAATGTTATGACCCAGCCTGGGTTTCTGCAAAAAAGATTTGGTGATTTGATGAATCCGGGAGAACGTGATGTTCACCGAGCAAAACTGATTCGGGAAATCCTTGGTAATCGACAACAATAA
- the clpC gene encoding ATP-dependent Clp protease ATP-binding subunit has protein sequence MMFGRFTERAQKVLALAQEEAVRLGHNNIGTEHILLGLIREGDGIAAKALIGLGLGLEKIQDEVETLIGRGQEQPTNIAYTPRAKKVIELSMDEARKLGHTYVGTEHILLGLIREGEGVAARVLNNLGISLNKARQQVLQLLGSSEAVSSHHGQPQNVNTPTLDSLARDLTAIAKEGNLDPVIGRSKEIERVIQVLSRRTKNNPVLIGEPGVGKTAIAEGLAQKIINNEIPETLRDKRVMTLDMGSVVAGTKYRGEFEDRLKKIMDEIRQAGNIILFIDELHTLIGAGGAEGAIDASNILKPSLARGELQCIGATTLDEYRKYIEKDAALERRFQPITVDQPSPEEAIQILYGLRDRYEAHHRVKITDEAIEQAVKLSDRYITDRFLPDKAIDLIDEAGSKVRLHTYTIPPNLKDQESHLEDIRKEKDAAVQSQEFEKAAALRDTEQKLREELEITKNQWKEKQGRTDSEVTPEDIADVVANWTGIPVNKLKEEETERLLNMEQLLHGRVIGQEEAVKAVSRAVRRARAGLKDPKRPMGSFIFLGPTGVGKTELARALAEAMFGDENAVVRIDMSEYMEKHSTARLVGAPPGYVGYEEGGQLTEKVRRKPYSVVLLDEIEKAHPEVFNILLQVLEDGRLTDSKGRVVDFRNTLIILTSNVGAEAIKRNSTLGFTAVSDAGRDYNNMKDKVMDELKKSFRPEFLNRIDEIIVFHSLEEKHIAEIVTLMSDELRKRLREFEVEFELTDKAKAFLAKEGYDPAFGARPLRRAIQKHIEDRLSEELLKGNVAKGDELVIDEENGELSVTKTSTQSAITKFE, from the coding sequence ATGATGTTTGGCAGATTTACGGAACGTGCGCAAAAAGTGCTTGCATTGGCTCAGGAAGAGGCCGTGCGTTTGGGGCACAACAACATAGGCACAGAACATATCCTGCTGGGACTCATCCGTGAAGGAGACGGCATTGCCGCTAAAGCGTTGATTGGTCTCGGCCTGGGGCTTGAGAAGATACAGGACGAAGTAGAAACATTGATTGGCCGCGGTCAAGAGCAGCCGACGAATATTGCATATACACCGAGAGCCAAGAAGGTAATTGAGCTTTCAATGGATGAAGCCCGCAAGCTGGGACACACCTATGTAGGCACAGAACATATCCTGCTCGGTTTGATTCGCGAAGGCGAAGGTGTGGCAGCCCGAGTACTTAACAATCTTGGCATAAGCCTGAACAAGGCCCGCCAGCAAGTGCTTCAGCTACTTGGCAGCAGTGAAGCCGTTTCGAGTCATCACGGACAGCCGCAAAATGTGAATACGCCAACGCTTGATAGCCTCGCACGTGACCTTACGGCCATTGCTAAAGAAGGCAATCTGGACCCGGTAATCGGCCGTAGTAAAGAGATCGAGCGTGTCATTCAGGTGCTTAGCCGCCGTACAAAGAACAACCCGGTTCTGATTGGTGAGCCTGGGGTAGGTAAAACCGCAATTGCGGAAGGTCTCGCCCAAAAGATTATTAACAACGAAATTCCGGAAACGCTCCGCGACAAGCGAGTGATGACCCTTGATATGGGCTCCGTAGTCGCGGGTACGAAGTACCGCGGTGAATTTGAAGATCGCTTGAAGAAAATCATGGACGAAATCCGTCAGGCCGGCAACATCATCCTCTTTATTGATGAGCTGCATACCTTGATTGGGGCTGGTGGAGCTGAAGGTGCCATTGATGCCTCCAACATCTTGAAGCCATCCCTTGCACGTGGTGAGCTGCAGTGTATCGGAGCTACAACACTTGATGAGTACCGTAAGTATATCGAAAAGGATGCTGCACTCGAGCGCCGTTTCCAACCGATTACTGTGGATCAGCCTTCTCCGGAAGAAGCTATTCAAATTCTTTACGGATTACGTGACCGTTATGAAGCCCATCACCGGGTGAAGATTACCGATGAAGCTATCGAACAGGCGGTTAAACTGTCTGACCGTTACATTACAGACCGCTTCCTGCCGGACAAAGCGATCGATCTGATTGACGAAGCAGGATCCAAGGTTCGCCTGCATACGTATACGATTCCGCCGAATCTGAAGGATCAAGAGTCGCATCTGGAGGATATTCGTAAGGAGAAAGACGCTGCCGTTCAGAGCCAAGAGTTTGAAAAAGCGGCTGCACTCCGCGATACCGAGCAGAAGCTGCGGGAAGAACTTGAAATTACGAAAAACCAATGGAAAGAGAAGCAGGGTCGTACAGATTCGGAGGTTACTCCGGAGGACATCGCAGATGTGGTAGCTAACTGGACGGGTATTCCTGTAAATAAACTTAAAGAAGAAGAAACTGAGCGCTTGCTCAATATGGAACAGTTGCTGCACGGCCGCGTCATCGGTCAGGAAGAAGCGGTTAAGGCTGTTAGCCGGGCAGTTCGCCGGGCACGTGCCGGATTGAAAGATCCGAAGCGTCCGATGGGCTCGTTTATTTTCCTCGGACCTACCGGTGTCGGTAAAACCGAGCTGGCCAGAGCACTTGCAGAAGCCATGTTCGGAGATGAGAATGCTGTAGTTCGGATCGATATGTCGGAATACATGGAGAAACATTCCACGGCTCGTCTCGTTGGAGCACCTCCGGGATATGTTGGTTATGAAGAGGGCGGTCAATTGACAGAGAAGGTTCGCCGCAAGCCATACTCCGTTGTCCTTCTTGATGAGATTGAGAAGGCTCACCCGGAAGTATTCAACATTCTTCTTCAAGTACTGGAAGACGGACGTCTGACTGACTCTAAAGGCCGTGTTGTCGACTTCCGTAACACATTGATCATTCTGACATCGAATGTGGGTGCTGAAGCGATTAAGCGCAACTCTACGCTTGGTTTTACAGCTGTAAGTGATGCGGGCAGAGACTACAACAACATGAAGGATAAAGTGATGGATGAGCTGAAGAAGAGCTTCCGTCCTGAATTCCTCAACCGGATCGATGAAATCATCGTATTCCATTCGCTCGAAGAGAAGCACATCGCCGAAATTGTGACGCTGATGTCCGATGAGCTTCGCAAGCGTCTGCGTGAATTCGAAGTAGAATTCGAACTGACAGATAAAGCGAAAGCTTTCCTGGCCAAGGAAGGGTATGACCCTGCATTTGGTGCAAGGCCGCTGCGCAGAGCTATTCAGAAGCATATCGAAGACCGTTTGTCTGAGGAGCTTCTGAAAGGAAATGTCGCGAAGGGTGACGAACTGGTTATTGATGAAGAGAATGGTGAGCTAAGCGTCACGAAGACGAGCACGCAATCCGCTATAACGAAATTTGAATAA
- the radA gene encoding DNA repair protein RadA — protein MAKTKTKFFCTDCGYESPKWYGKCPGCQAWNSMVEETETVIKTQGMNSPLFHSKEKPVSIINIESGKEPRIETGIIELNRVLGGGLVPGSLVLVGGDPGIGKSTLLLQTSNQLARNGLRVLYISGEESVRQTKLRADRLGALSPELFVLCETNLDTIEEAIENVQPQFVVIDSIQTVYQPEVSSAPGSVAQVRECTARFMRLAKVKGIATVLVGHVTKEGAIAGPRLLEHMVDCVLYFEGERHHTYRLLRAVKNRFGSTNEIGIFEMGEEGLREVGNPSELFLSERPLGVAGSTVVASMEGTRPVLVELQALISSTHFPSPRRMGTGVDHHRMNLIIAVLEKRMGMFLQNQDAYLNVAGGVKLDEPAVDLAIAVSIASSFRDMPTKPYDVIFGEVGLTGEVRAVSRAEQRVKEAEKLGFKRVLMPEKSLKGWKHPKGIQIIGVNTVADALAVALD, from the coding sequence ATGGCAAAAACAAAAACAAAATTTTTCTGCACCGACTGCGGCTATGAATCGCCGAAATGGTACGGTAAATGCCCGGGCTGTCAGGCCTGGAATTCGATGGTGGAAGAAACAGAGACAGTCATCAAGACACAGGGGATGAATTCTCCCCTTTTTCATAGTAAAGAAAAGCCCGTATCGATCATAAATATAGAAAGCGGTAAGGAACCCCGGATCGAGACCGGGATTATAGAGCTGAACCGTGTACTCGGCGGCGGTCTCGTCCCGGGTTCACTTGTGCTTGTAGGCGGCGATCCGGGAATCGGGAAATCTACTCTGCTGCTCCAAACATCCAATCAGCTGGCGCGAAACGGACTTCGGGTGTTGTACATTTCCGGGGAGGAATCAGTGCGCCAGACGAAACTTCGAGCTGACCGTCTTGGAGCGCTGTCACCGGAACTTTTTGTTCTGTGCGAGACGAATCTGGATACCATTGAGGAAGCGATTGAGAACGTGCAGCCTCAATTCGTTGTCATCGACTCCATCCAGACCGTGTACCAGCCGGAAGTGTCAAGTGCACCCGGTAGCGTTGCTCAAGTTCGGGAATGCACAGCAAGATTCATGCGTCTGGCTAAGGTAAAAGGAATTGCTACTGTTCTCGTTGGTCATGTGACCAAGGAAGGTGCGATCGCGGGTCCACGATTGCTTGAGCATATGGTGGACTGTGTATTGTATTTTGAAGGAGAGCGGCATCACACGTATCGCCTTCTTCGCGCGGTGAAGAACCGCTTTGGTTCCACGAACGAGATCGGAATTTTTGAGATGGGTGAAGAAGGATTGCGTGAGGTGGGCAATCCATCCGAGCTATTTTTATCAGAACGGCCGCTCGGTGTTGCCGGATCAACCGTTGTTGCGAGTATGGAAGGCACCCGTCCAGTACTGGTGGAACTTCAGGCGCTCATCTCGTCAACCCATTTTCCTTCACCGCGAAGAATGGGTACAGGGGTGGATCATCACCGGATGAATTTAATTATTGCTGTACTTGAGAAACGAATGGGCATGTTCCTGCAAAATCAGGACGCCTATCTGAATGTCGCAGGCGGGGTTAAGCTGGATGAACCAGCGGTAGATTTGGCCATTGCAGTCAGCATCGCATCGAGCTTTCGGGATATGCCAACGAAGCCATATGATGTCATATTCGGCGAGGTGGGGCTGACCGGTGAAGTCCGTGCCGTTTCCCGAGCGGAGCAGCGGGTAAAAGAGGCAGAAAAGCTTGGATTCAAAAGAGTACTTATGCCTGAGAAGAGCTTGAAGGGCTGGAAGCATCCGAAAGGCATACAAATAATTGGAGTCAATACCGTGGCAGATGCACTAGCGGTTGCGTTAGATTAG
- the disA gene encoding DNA integrity scanning diadenylate cyclase DisA gives MKETSQLDKMNDLLKLVAPGTAFRDGLENVLRAKTGALLVVGYSPEVMEVVDGGFSINCDFSPNYLYELAKMDGAIILSEDLKRILYANTQLIPDSSISSSETGIRHRTAERVAKQTGKLVVSISQRRNIITLYQGSIRYALKEIGVILTKANQAIQTLERYRVVLNQSLTNLSASEFEELVTIPEVVNVIQRVEMVLRIKKEIKRYINELGNEGRLISMQMDELVSNIEEEAWLLYADYAREYSEDKIREIIMSLKRLTDDELLDMHHIVRILGYPSAAATSEEEILPRGYRILNKIPRLPNVIIRNLVDRFEDLPSIMSATIDELDEVDGIGEVRARTIKDGLKRLQEQVFIDRQM, from the coding sequence GTGAAAGAAACAAGCCAACTGGACAAAATGAATGATCTGCTGAAGCTGGTGGCGCCAGGAACAGCGTTTCGCGACGGGCTTGAGAATGTGCTAAGGGCAAAGACCGGCGCGTTGCTTGTCGTCGGCTACAGTCCGGAGGTGATGGAGGTCGTTGATGGCGGTTTTTCCATCAATTGTGATTTCTCGCCTAACTATTTGTATGAACTGGCGAAGATGGATGGGGCCATTATTTTGAGTGAGGACCTTAAACGGATCTTATATGCGAATACTCAGCTTATTCCGGACTCCTCGATATCCTCTTCAGAGACGGGGATTCGTCACCGGACGGCGGAGCGGGTAGCAAAACAGACCGGTAAGTTGGTGGTTTCCATTTCCCAGCGCAGAAACATCATCACGTTATATCAAGGGTCGATACGTTACGCGCTGAAGGAAATCGGCGTCATTTTGACAAAGGCTAATCAGGCCATTCAAACGTTGGAAAGATACAGAGTGGTGTTAAACCAGTCCTTAACGAATCTTTCGGCTTCAGAATTCGAGGAACTGGTTACCATCCCTGAAGTTGTGAATGTCATCCAGAGGGTTGAAATGGTACTCCGTATCAAGAAGGAAATCAAGCGTTACATCAATGAACTGGGCAATGAAGGACGTTTAATCAGTATGCAAATGGATGAGCTGGTCAGCAATATTGAGGAAGAGGCCTGGCTGCTGTACGCCGATTATGCCCGTGAATACAGCGAAGATAAAATCCGGGAAATCATCATGTCGCTGAAACGCTTAACGGATGATGAGCTTCTTGATATGCATCACATCGTTCGAATTCTTGGATATCCATCCGCTGCAGCGACCTCTGAGGAGGAAATTCTGCCGCGCGGTTACCGCATTCTGAACAAGATCCCTCGTCTGCCTAATGTAATTATCCGCAATCTGGTGGATCGGTTTGAAGATTTACCGAGCATTATGTCTGCTACCATTGATGAACTGGATGAAGTGGACGGGATCGGCGAAGTGCGTGCGCGTACAATTAAGGACGGCTTAAAAAGACTGCAAGAACAAGTATTTATTGACAGACAAATGTAA
- the pssA gene encoding CDP-diacylglycerol--serine O-phosphatidyltransferase, whose translation MTKSIPNMFTLGNLFLGMIGIILATTGNTSMAAIMIIIAMLLDGLDGRVARALNAQSEFGKELDSLSDVISFGVAPALIMYTVALTGINDAFAWTVTAIFPMCGALRLARFNVRPGIPGYFIGLPIPAAGGVLATLALFHEEITAPYMIIAMLLLSYLMISSVKYPNFKKIGLPKKAIKFTPIVIIAAVMVAVFFPEQTSKLIFVPLLLYAGYGLKQNFRKLSRKKRQEDRNSDEAYHSSDR comes from the coding sequence ATGACGAAGTCAATTCCGAACATGTTTACTTTAGGTAACCTGTTTCTCGGAATGATTGGCATTATCTTGGCGACTACAGGAAATACAAGTATGGCTGCCATTATGATAATCATTGCCATGCTTCTCGACGGATTGGATGGCCGCGTTGCACGCGCGCTGAATGCGCAGAGTGAATTCGGTAAGGAACTGGATTCTTTGTCCGATGTGATCTCATTCGGCGTGGCACCTGCGCTCATTATGTACACCGTTGCTCTTACAGGTATCAACGATGCTTTTGCGTGGACGGTTACAGCTATTTTCCCGATGTGCGGTGCACTTCGCCTGGCTCGCTTTAACGTTCGTCCCGGTATCCCGGGATATTTCATCGGTTTGCCGATTCCGGCAGCGGGTGGAGTACTGGCTACTCTTGCACTGTTTCATGAAGAGATTACAGCACCTTATATGATCATTGCCATGCTATTGCTTTCTTATCTCATGATCAGCAGTGTCAAGTATCCGAACTTTAAAAAAATTGGCTTGCCGAAGAAAGCGATCAAGTTCACTCCTATTGTGATCATCGCTGCAGTAATGGTAGCCGTATTTTTTCCAGAACAAACCTCCAAGCTGATCTTCGTGCCGCTGTTGCTTTATGCGGGATACGGTTTGAAACAAAATTTTCGCAAGCTGAGCCGTAAGAAACGTCAAGAAGACCGAAATTCAGATGAGGCTTATCATTCCTCGGACCGTTAA
- a CDS encoding DUF1573 domain-containing protein encodes MSAPSLQAFQDQVSELLLRHRSLLDVLSKNGQSNASVNRAVTKAITECGCIELHATKQTFDMGADLEQAKELAGTHVDGHLCENCREAISSELGRNLFYMSAMANLLDIQLDEVVVKESQKCSTLGLFNLS; translated from the coding sequence ATGAGTGCTCCTAGTTTACAGGCTTTTCAGGACCAAGTTTCGGAATTGTTGCTCCGTCACCGCAGTCTTTTGGATGTACTGTCCAAGAATGGTCAAAGCAATGCGTCAGTCAATCGGGCTGTTACCAAAGCTATTACTGAATGCGGTTGCATCGAACTTCACGCCACGAAGCAAACCTTCGATATGGGTGCTGATCTCGAACAGGCCAAAGAACTCGCGGGTACTCACGTTGACGGCCATCTGTGCGAAAATTGCCGGGAAGCTATTAGTTCCGAACTCGGCCGTAACCTGTTCTATATGTCCGCTATGGCTAATTTATTGGACATTCAGTTGGATGAAGTCGTCGTTAAGGAATCCCAAAAATGCTCAACACTCGGTTTGTTTAACCTGTCGTAG
- a CDS encoding PIN/TRAM domain-containing protein, whose product MLKKAILAFTVLCGAWCGYTLYHMVERSFPEFSLVFSQGLFAGGSGVFALLGGLLFGMIGVLVADRFDGRIQSMIASFSRIPMNDLAAGTAGLLGGLLLSLLLSPSLTWLGQGGRLLQVGITMLGGYVGMRIGLEKKEELASLWMSGRWSQSAEPEGRRIEEHKILDTSVIIDGRIADICKTGFIEGTIVIPEFVLEELQHIADSSDLLKRNRGRRGLDILNKIQKELDVKVLIYEGDFDEISEVDSKLVKLAKVLQGKVVTNDFNLNKVCELQGVSVLNINDLANAVKPVVLPGEEILVQIIKDGKEHGQGVAYLDDGTMIVVEGGREYIGSMMEVLVTSVLQTSAGRMIFAKPKLLEKAQ is encoded by the coding sequence ATGTTAAAAAAAGCTATCTTAGCATTTACGGTACTATGCGGAGCATGGTGTGGGTATACGTTATATCATATGGTGGAACGGTCGTTCCCTGAATTTTCCTTGGTCTTCAGTCAAGGACTGTTCGCCGGAGGAAGTGGTGTATTTGCATTGCTCGGAGGACTGCTATTCGGGATGATTGGAGTACTTGTTGCAGACCGGTTCGATGGCAGAATTCAGTCGATGATTGCATCCTTTTCTCGGATACCAATGAATGATCTTGCTGCTGGTACCGCGGGTCTGCTCGGGGGTTTACTTTTGTCGCTGTTGTTATCTCCAAGTCTTACCTGGCTTGGTCAAGGGGGACGTTTGCTACAGGTGGGCATTACCATGCTCGGGGGATATGTCGGCATGCGGATTGGTCTGGAGAAAAAGGAAGAGCTTGCTTCACTCTGGATGTCAGGAAGATGGAGTCAATCTGCTGAGCCTGAAGGACGGCGAATCGAGGAACATAAGATTTTGGATACCAGCGTGATCATTGACGGCAGAATCGCTGATATTTGCAAAACAGGATTTATTGAGGGAACGATCGTCATACCGGAATTTGTACTTGAGGAACTGCAACACATTGCAGATTCTTCGGACTTGCTAAAACGTAACCGCGGCCGGCGGGGCCTGGATATTTTGAATAAAATCCAGAAAGAGCTGGATGTGAAGGTTCTCATCTATGAAGGAGATTTCGATGAAATATCCGAGGTGGACAGCAAGCTGGTTAAACTGGCTAAAGTTCTTCAGGGTAAAGTGGTTACGAATGATTTCAATCTGAACAAAGTTTGCGAACTACAAGGTGTATCGGTTCTTAACATCAATGATCTCGCCAATGCGGTTAAGCCTGTCGTGCTGCCTGGAGAAGAGATTTTGGTACAGATCATTAAGGATGGCAAGGAGCATGGTCAGGGCGTAGCTTATCTCGATGATGGAACGATGATCGTTGTAGAAGGCGGACGCGAATATATCGGTTCGATGATGGAAGTGCTGGTGACCAGCGTGCTGCAGACATCCGCTGGACGGATGATCTTTGCGAAACCGAAACTGTTGGAAAAAGCCCAGTAA
- the ispD gene encoding 2-C-methyl-D-erythritol 4-phosphate cytidylyltransferase, with protein sequence MNTSFGAVIVAAGKGSRMGTRESKQFLQIGGRPIVVHTMDIFNQLPWLQEIVLVTGRDDVARCEEWVKEYGLDKVSAVISGGSERQESVYQGIKQLNTEWVMIHDGVRPFVTHDEIHSCRETALREGAAVLGVPVKDTIKQVNVQGLITATPERHSLWAVQTPQAFRLSDLLAAHESAQQNGFSGTDDAMLLERAGLPVAVAEGKYTNIKITTPEDLEYAAFLKYKKV encoded by the coding sequence ATGAATACGAGCTTCGGTGCTGTTATCGTGGCAGCGGGTAAAGGTTCGCGAATGGGAACCCGTGAGAGCAAGCAGTTTTTGCAAATTGGCGGCAGACCGATCGTGGTGCATACAATGGATATATTCAACCAACTGCCGTGGTTGCAGGAGATCGTGCTTGTTACGGGCCGGGATGATGTTGCCCGCTGTGAGGAGTGGGTGAAGGAATACGGGCTGGACAAGGTGTCGGCTGTAATCTCAGGTGGCAGTGAACGGCAGGAATCGGTTTACCAAGGGATCAAGCAATTGAATACAGAATGGGTAATGATACATGACGGTGTCAGACCGTTTGTTACCCACGATGAGATTCATTCTTGCCGCGAAACGGCTCTTCGCGAAGGTGCTGCTGTTCTTGGTGTACCTGTGAAGGATACGATTAAACAAGTGAACGTACAGGGGCTAATTACAGCAACGCCTGAACGTCATAGTCTGTGGGCTGTTCAGACCCCACAGGCTTTTCGTCTTTCTGACCTGCTGGCTGCACATGAGTCAGCTCAGCAGAACGGTTTTTCCGGAACAGATGATGCGATGCTGCTGGAGAGAGCAGGTTTGCCGGTTGCTGTGGCGGAAGGGAAATATACGAACATCAAGATTACAACGCCGGAAGATTTGGAGTACGCTGCTTTTTTAAAATATAAGAAAGTATAA
- the ispF gene encoding 2-C-methyl-D-erythritol 2,4-cyclodiphosphate synthase, whose product MIRVGQGFDVHQLVEGRPCIIGGVTIPYEKGLVGHSDADVLLHAITDAVLGALGLGDIGRHFPDNDPAFKDADSLKLLEQVWEMAKEKGYRLGNVDSTIIAQKPKMAPYIPEMTKVIAKALEADEAQVNVKATTTEQLGFTGRGEGIAAQSIVCLVQGMLSS is encoded by the coding sequence ATGATTCGAGTAGGTCAGGGATTTGATGTGCATCAGCTCGTGGAAGGAAGACCGTGCATTATCGGTGGCGTGACCATTCCGTATGAAAAAGGTTTGGTAGGGCATTCTGATGCTGACGTACTGCTGCATGCAATCACGGATGCCGTTCTGGGTGCTTTAGGTCTTGGCGATATTGGGCGTCACTTTCCGGATAATGACCCGGCTTTCAAAGACGCTGACAGTCTGAAGCTATTGGAACAAGTATGGGAAATGGCGAAAGAAAAAGGCTATCGTCTCGGGAATGTGGATAGTACGATTATTGCGCAAAAGCCGAAGATGGCGCCGTATATACCGGAGATGACAAAAGTTATCGCCAAGGCGCTTGAAGCGGATGAAGCGCAGGTTAACGTTAAGGCAACAACGACAGAGCAGCTTGGCTTTACAGGACGGGGCGAAGGGATCGCCGCACAATCTATTGTGTGCCTTGTTCAAGGTATGCTATCATCTTGA